The Leptolyngbyaceae cyanobacterium genome includes the window CAAGTTAAAGTTAAACCAAACTCCAAACAGCAGAAAATAGCAGAAGCAGCCGACGGTAGTTTAACCGTACATTTGAAGTCTCCACCAGTAGATGGTAAGGCGAATCAGGAGTTGATCGAGCTTTTATCAAAAAAATTTAACGTTACCAAATCCC containing:
- a CDS encoding DUF167 domain-containing protein, whose product is MKKQVKVKPNSKQQKIAEAADGSLTVHLKSPPVDGKANQELIELLSKKFNVTKSQITIKSGVSSRNKIVEINTDS